In Streptomyces hawaiiensis, one genomic interval encodes:
- a CDS encoding DUF5829 family protein translates to MITVIALALAGAVQGGAGTARADENGTATGRQLLFYNHAYGVLDRATADAIEHSSYLRDFADFQVRTTTGSGGQTWTGRYLMGRETYFELFGVGDVPGKDGTLGSAGLGVSTERAGDLPTVIERLRASGITDPVEFQQTRDFGDGVPVPWFDAVFTTDQYDLFGAWGMEYRPEYFADPRGNTEPASHPGDVGRERYLPDAYRGHPMRDVTGIRLAVTARDLANTVPLLKAGGFAVRSLPGGGVVAKGGGTTIRFDSVPLDRVGLRQVEMSLNQPVSYRHVERIGHSALVVGPGSRAVWTFEEQDRPGGAGQGS, encoded by the coding sequence CTGATCACGGTCATCGCTCTGGCCCTCGCGGGGGCGGTCCAGGGCGGGGCGGGCACGGCAAGGGCCGACGAGAACGGGACGGCGACCGGGCGGCAACTGCTGTTCTACAACCACGCCTACGGAGTGCTCGACCGGGCGACCGCGGACGCCATCGAGCACTCCTCCTATCTGAGGGACTTCGCCGACTTCCAGGTCCGTACCACGACCGGCTCCGGCGGGCAGACCTGGACCGGCCGCTATCTGATGGGCCGCGAGACGTACTTCGAGCTGTTCGGGGTGGGGGACGTGCCCGGCAAGGACGGCACCCTCGGCTCCGCCGGCCTGGGCGTGTCGACCGAGCGCGCCGGGGACCTGCCCACGGTGATCGAGCGGCTGCGCGCGTCGGGGATCACCGACCCGGTCGAGTTCCAGCAGACACGCGACTTCGGCGACGGCGTCCCCGTGCCCTGGTTCGACGCCGTCTTCACCACCGACCAGTACGACCTCTTCGGCGCCTGGGGGATGGAGTACCGGCCGGAGTACTTCGCCGACCCGCGCGGCAACACCGAGCCCGCCTCCCACCCCGGCGACGTGGGCCGGGAGCGCTACCTGCCCGACGCCTACCGCGGCCATCCGATGCGGGACGTGACCGGCATCCGGCTCGCGGTGACCGCACGCGATCTCGCCAACACGGTGCCGTTGCTGAAGGCCGGCGGGTTCGCCGTCCGGTCCCTGCCGGGCGGGGGCGTCGTCGCGAAGGGCGGCGGCACCACGATCCGGTTCGACTCCGTGCCTCTGGACCGGGTGGGCCTCAGGCAGGTCGAGATGTCGCTGAACCAGCCGGTGTCCTACCGGCACGTGGAGCGGATCGGCCACTCGGCCCTCGTGGTCGGCCCGGGGTCCCGCGCGGTGTGGACCTTCGAGGAGCAGGACCGGCCCGGTGGGGCGGGGCAGGGCTCCTAG
- a CDS encoding DUF4389 domain-containing protein, which yields MIPVAASPVRLEASVDPRLSRWMWLVKWLLAIPHYIVLVFLWIAFAVVTVIAFFAILFTARYPRPLFDFNVGVLRWNWRVSYYAHTALGTDRYPPFTLADVPDYPARFDVTYPERLSRGLVLVKWWLLAIPQYIAVAIIAGGGWGWDGGDGWRGGGLMPYLSLVAVVILLFTARYPRHLFDFLIGLARWTARVTAYAALMTDQYPPFRLDMGGQEPPLASPPASPPTSPLTKA from the coding sequence ATGATTCCTGTCGCCGCGTCACCCGTGCGTCTGGAGGCGTCCGTCGATCCTCGCCTGTCCCGGTGGATGTGGCTGGTGAAGTGGCTGCTCGCCATCCCGCACTACATCGTGCTGGTGTTCCTGTGGATCGCGTTCGCCGTCGTGACCGTGATCGCCTTCTTCGCCATCCTGTTCACCGCCCGCTACCCGCGGCCCCTCTTCGACTTCAACGTCGGCGTGCTGCGCTGGAACTGGCGGGTCAGCTACTACGCGCACACCGCGCTCGGCACCGACCGGTACCCGCCGTTCACCCTCGCCGACGTGCCCGACTACCCGGCCCGCTTCGACGTCACTTACCCCGAGCGGCTGTCACGCGGACTGGTGCTGGTGAAGTGGTGGCTGCTGGCGATCCCCCAGTACATCGCCGTCGCGATCATCGCCGGTGGCGGCTGGGGCTGGGACGGCGGGGACGGCTGGCGGGGCGGCGGGCTGATGCCCTATCTCTCCCTGGTCGCCGTGGTCATCCTGCTCTTCACCGCCCGCTACCCGCGGCACCTCTTCGACTTCCTGATCGGCCTCGCCCGCTGGACGGCACGGGTGACGGCCTACGCCGCGCTCATGACCGACCAGTACCCGCCGTTCCGGCTCGACATGGGCGGGCAGGAGCCCCCGCTCGCATCACCACCGGCGTCGCCGCCGACATCCCCACTGACCAAGGCCTGA
- a CDS encoding AI-2E family transporter: protein MTAPLSSDRSRAALRISARVSAELLLVFAMSAVALWLLGRMWSVVWPLVVGLLLTTLTWPMARFLRRRGWPPALAASVVTVLFLLVAVGVVALIAVPVASQSGELTDGVVEGIQRLREWAAGPPLNIGDAQINQAFDSAVSRAQEGVGSMVGAVVTGVSTVVNGVVTAVLALFLMFFFLKDGPRFLPWLSRQLPGRLATDVPTVFARGWATLGAFVRSQAAVGLLDAVLIGLGLWVLGVPLVLPLAVLTFVSAFVPIIGALFAGFVAVLIALVSNGLTDALIVLVIIVVVQQLEGNVFQPMIQSRGLGLHAAVVLLAVTLGGSLAGIVGSLLAVPIAALIAVVWNYVREQLVDPAGESGTGGQGAGGQGAGEPGTDEPGSGATVPS, encoded by the coding sequence GTGACTGCGCCCCTGAGTTCTGACAGATCCCGTGCCGCGTTGCGGATATCCGCGCGGGTTTCCGCCGAGTTGCTGCTGGTGTTCGCCATGTCGGCCGTGGCCCTGTGGCTGCTGGGCCGGATGTGGTCCGTGGTGTGGCCGCTCGTGGTCGGGCTGCTGCTGACCACGCTGACCTGGCCCATGGCCCGGTTCCTGCGCCGGCGCGGGTGGCCGCCCGCGCTGGCCGCGTCGGTCGTGACCGTGCTGTTCCTGCTGGTGGCCGTCGGCGTGGTGGCGTTGATCGCCGTGCCGGTGGCGTCCCAGTCGGGAGAGCTGACCGACGGTGTCGTGGAGGGGATCCAGCGGCTGCGCGAGTGGGCCGCCGGGCCGCCGTTGAACATCGGGGACGCGCAGATCAACCAGGCGTTCGACAGCGCGGTCTCCCGCGCCCAGGAGGGCGTCGGCAGCATGGTGGGCGCTGTCGTCACCGGGGTGAGCACCGTGGTGAACGGCGTCGTCACCGCCGTTCTCGCGCTCTTCCTGATGTTCTTCTTCCTCAAGGACGGCCCGCGGTTCCTGCCGTGGCTGTCCCGTCAGCTGCCCGGCCGGCTCGCCACGGACGTGCCGACCGTGTTCGCACGCGGCTGGGCCACCCTGGGCGCCTTCGTGCGGTCCCAGGCGGCCGTCGGCCTGCTCGACGCCGTCCTGATCGGCCTGGGCCTGTGGGTGCTGGGCGTCCCGCTGGTGCTCCCGCTGGCGGTGCTGACCTTCGTCTCGGCGTTCGTGCCGATCATCGGAGCCCTGTTCGCCGGCTTCGTCGCGGTGCTCATCGCGCTCGTCTCCAACGGCCTGACGGACGCGCTGATCGTGCTGGTCATCATCGTGGTGGTGCAGCAGCTGGAGGGCAACGTCTTCCAGCCCATGATCCAGAGCCGGGGTCTCGGCCTGCACGCGGCCGTCGTGCTGCTCGCGGTGACCCTGGGCGGCAGCCTGGCCGGCATCGTGGGCAGCCTGCTCGCCGTGCCGATCGCCGCGCTGATCGCCGTGGTCTGGAACTACGTGCGCGAGCAGCTCGTCGACCCGGCGGGCGAATCGGGGACCGGCGGACAAGGAGCCGGCGGACAGGGAGCCGGCGAACCGGGGACCGACGAACCGGGCTCCGGAGCCACCGTCCCGTCATAG